The proteins below are encoded in one region of Panulirus ornatus isolate Po-2019 chromosome 4, ASM3632096v1, whole genome shotgun sequence:
- the LOC139764549 gene encoding uncharacterized protein produces MGDGRPWWAGPRRVRRVHGLQLPLHPQQVLAWLVMIAFTSLTYGAVLPALHSRLATPLAIVTGIVFATHVLTHAVALALDPADPQLRARKDRQQVPEFDRNVHSHVIENGRCHLCNITISSSRTKHCSACNKCIDVFDHHCKWLNHCVGRRNYRVFLACVITAIVACLLVMATCLAEIVLYYFKREYLSPWETPRPQEKTKTQKDAGDDASLTCSEGAPYCHFSIFGALVYDGAFIGLLSTLFSVALVAEVLLVHLAAFHAYIIFLGFTTYEYIRGHHLRGSNSSHSFGTYGREGGTEREGAVCGWAVTRHPPNNQITPSSTTDTALLSTVSVDSLNTSTAAGRSPRSSTSSTPGLSPTTPSEEARSPTVGKNHLQNPSSRNQQHGGRVGAAMVSPTNTAPRTPPARTSAVPQLPQIPMGRSRAQLRTLSRAVSTAVSEFSVEEDVEVRVVSVPRPRPSRRRLRSSIAPHLSPIKECDQTAPSPPTVRPIRERENDSSSPADSPARSPRPSPSRGPHTPTRVSPLVDGADVTRRANGHSVVSIVKMNGSAGDSNNCYARTTPVTSVNNEMLAKESGQDGGQSGHQDPPCNMLGSRSCGSGSTPRHTGGVTHVELHM; encoded by the coding sequence ATGGGTGACGGGCGGCCTTGGTGGGCGGGCCCGCGCCGCGTGCGCCGTGTGCACGGCCTCCAGCTGCCACTCCACCCGCAGCAGGTGTTGGCGTGGCTGGTGATgattgccttcacctccctcacatacgGCGCCGTCCTTCCCGCCCTTCACTCCCGCCTGGCCACGCCTCTGGCCATCGTCACGGGCATCGTCTTCGCCACCCACGTTCTGACCCACGCTGTGGCTCTCGCCCTCGACCCAGCAGACCCGCAGCTTAGGGCACGGAAGGACCGCCAGCAGGTGCCGGAGTTTGATCGGAACGTACATAGCCATGTGATTGAAAACGGGAGGTGTCACCTGTGTAACATCACCATTTCTTCCAGTCGGACTAAGCACTGCAGCGCCTGCAACAAGTGCATCGACGTGTTCGACCATCACTGCAAGTGGCTGAATCACTGCGTGGGACGCAGGAACTACCGAGTGTTTCTGGCGTGTGTCATCACAGCCATCGTGGCCTGCCTGCTGGTGATGGCCACCTGCCTGGCTGAGATCGTCCTTTACTACTTCAAGAGGGAATACCTCTCGCCGTGGGAGACACCAAGACCTCAGGAAAAGACGAAAACTCAGAAAGACGCAGGTGACGATGCCAGCTTAACCTGCTCGGAAGGGGCGCCTTACTGTCACTTCTCTATCTTCGGTGCTCTAGTTTACGACGGCGCCTTCATTGGGTTATTGTCGACGTTGTTCTCCGTGGCTCTAGTGGCAGAGGTTCTGCTGGTGCATCTTGCAGCCTTCCATGCCTACATCATCTTCCTGGGATTTACCACGTATGAATACATCCGGGGTCATCACTTGCGTGGCTCGAACTCCTCCCACTCCTTCGGTACGTACGGGCGTGAGGGCGGAACGGAACGGGAAGGCGCCGTGTGTGGGTGGGCGGTAACTCGTCACCCGCCAAACAACCAGATTACGCCATCCTCCACGACCGACACCGCGTTGCTTTCTACAGTGTCTGTTGACTCCCTTAACACCTCCACCGCTGCTGGCCGCTCCCCGCGCTCTTCCACTTCTTCCACTCCCGGCCTCTCACCCACTACGCCATCAGAGGAGGCTCGCTCGCCAACCGTGGGGAAGAACCATCTCCAGAATCCTTCCTCGCGAAACCAGCAGCATGGAGGGCGTGTGGGGGCGGCGATGGTATCTCCCACCAACACGGCTCCGAGAACACCTCCGGCGCGGACCTCAGCGGTGCCACAGTTGCCGCAGATCCCGATGGGACGGTCTCGGGCCCAGCTGCGGACACTCAGTCGCGCGGTGTCTACAGCCGTCAGTGAGTTTTCTGTAGAGGAGGACGTGGAAGTGCGAGTTGTGTCGGTACCGCGACCGAGGCCATCTCGCCGACGACTGCGGTCGAGTATAGCGCCACATCTCTCGCCCATCAAGGAGTGTGACCAGACTGCTCCTAGTCCACCCACGGTGCGTCCGATTCGTGAACGAGAAAATGACTCCTCCAGTCCGGCTGACAGTCCCGCCCGCAGTCCACGGCCCAGCCCCAGTCGCGGTCCACACACCCCGACAAGGGTGAGTCCGCTGGTGGACGGCGCTGACGTGACGAGACGTGCCAACGGCCACAGTGTAgtgagtatagtgaagatgaatggCAGTGCTGGTGACAGTAATAATTGTTACGCACGGACGACGCCAGTCACTAGTGTTAACAATGAAATGTTGGCGAAGGAGAGCGGGCAGGACGGTGGCCAATCGGGTCATCAGGACCCACCCTGCAACATGTTGGGGTCTCGCTCATGCGGGTCTGGGTCCACTCCGCGCCACACCGGCGGTGTGACGCACGTCGAGCTACACATGTAG